A stretch of the Capsicum annuum cultivar UCD-10X-F1 chromosome 8, UCD10Xv1.1, whole genome shotgun sequence genome encodes the following:
- the LOC107839064 gene encoding EG45-like domain containing protein translates to MSSPLPLLVQWFSFFLIFCQIFHASRADLGTASQYSPPYTPSACFGSESTQFPSSNFFAAAGEGIWDDGAACGRQYLISCISSVLPKACKPGETIQIKIVDRAKTLTSTPTKRGTTMVLSNSALAAIADSNAPSLNIDFRQV, encoded by the exons ATGTCAAGCCCTTTGCCTCTTCTTGTACAATGGTTTTCCTTCTTCCTAATATTCTGTCAAATCTTTCATGCATCTCGAGCTGATTTAGGAACAGCAAGCCAGTATAGCCCACCATACACAC CAAGTGCATGTTTTGGGAGTGAGTCAACACAATTCCCATCAAGCAACTTCTTTGCAGCAGCTGGTGAAGGGATATGGGATGATGGAGCTGCCTGTGGAAGACAGTATTTGATCAGTTGCATTAGCTCTGTTTTGCCCAAAGCTTGTAAACCAGGAGAAACTATTCAGATCAAGATTGTTGATCGGGCAAAAACACTAACTTCTACTCCAACAAAACGAGGAACCACAATGGTCCTTTCTAATTCTGCTCTTGCTGCAATTGCTGATTCAAATGCCCCTTCTCTTAACATCGATTTTCGACA GGTATAG